The proteins below are encoded in one region of Paenarthrobacter ilicis:
- a CDS encoding glycosyltransferase family 2 protein: MTVVSDSQHETPYLSVLRTAAEEQSSTRATIACVIPAYNEEDTIAEVLTSLLNQTRLPDVIHVVINNSDDETFFIARDFAGPHERTYRDLTQLTEVFVHDIGVNKDKKVGALNYGFAQVSENFDYFLGVDGDTVVDQYAVEHLEKEILSDPRIGGISAIYTVAEMEKKGITSKFLTAGQRAQFAAFNMDNLLRGRNMAVLGGQCSLLSMDALKNVMVDNRQATPWVKDSEVEDSLLSLQIKNLGYATKISARARASVGGMTTLRSLDGQQVKWNYGAIDLMWPGQRSNTPGQPFHPNLRLRWSENISMVFNILTRVTFLMLLAASLSIHAYVFYPVWLIPPVVAIILNLRIALSIKGKTGKDIAFALLAFPAEAYLWLRMGHFVRAWTKFFARNETDNWAAQARAERGAGSAHLMPAIVLAVIAAGVIFAWWNMPVNVQSAILSVGWPVLYITTMVQTVFMLRKTLRGHRGFHA; this comes from the coding sequence ATGACAGTCGTTTCGGACTCCCAACACGAAACCCCGTATTTGTCCGTCCTGCGCACAGCAGCCGAAGAGCAAAGCAGCACCCGGGCCACCATCGCCTGCGTGATCCCTGCTTACAACGAGGAAGATACGATCGCGGAGGTCCTCACCTCCCTTTTGAACCAGACCCGCCTCCCGGACGTGATCCACGTGGTCATCAACAACTCCGACGACGAGACGTTCTTCATTGCACGGGACTTCGCCGGCCCGCACGAGCGGACATACCGGGACCTGACCCAGCTGACAGAGGTTTTTGTCCACGACATTGGAGTAAACAAGGACAAGAAGGTTGGCGCACTGAACTACGGTTTCGCGCAGGTCAGCGAGAACTTCGACTACTTCCTGGGCGTGGACGGTGACACCGTGGTGGACCAATACGCCGTGGAACACCTGGAAAAGGAAATCCTGAGCGATCCCCGCATCGGTGGCATTTCAGCCATCTACACGGTGGCCGAGATGGAAAAGAAGGGCATCACCTCCAAGTTCCTGACGGCCGGCCAGCGTGCCCAGTTCGCGGCGTTCAACATGGACAACCTGCTCCGGGGCCGGAACATGGCGGTCCTGGGCGGCCAGTGCTCACTGCTGTCCATGGATGCCCTGAAGAACGTCATGGTGGACAACCGGCAGGCAACACCCTGGGTCAAGGACTCGGAAGTGGAGGACTCCCTGCTGTCCCTCCAGATCAAGAACCTAGGCTACGCCACCAAGATTTCAGCCCGCGCCCGAGCCTCCGTGGGCGGCATGACCACGTTGCGGTCCTTGGATGGCCAGCAGGTGAAGTGGAACTACGGTGCGATCGACCTCATGTGGCCCGGCCAGCGAAGCAACACTCCCGGCCAGCCGTTCCACCCCAACCTTCGGCTCAGGTGGAGCGAGAACATCTCCATGGTGTTCAACATCCTCACCCGCGTTACCTTCCTGATGCTCCTGGCGGCATCGTTGAGCATCCACGCCTACGTGTTCTACCCCGTGTGGCTTATTCCTCCGGTAGTGGCGATCATCCTGAACCTTCGCATTGCACTGTCCATCAAAGGGAAGACCGGCAAGGACATTGCGTTCGCTCTCCTGGCGTTTCCGGCCGAAGCGTACCTATGGCTCCGGATGGGGCACTTTGTGAGGGCTTGGACCAAGTTCTTTGCCCGGAATGAGACTGACAACTGGGCGGCCCAAGCCCGCGCAGAGCGTGGTGCAGGCTCTGCGCACCTCATGCCCGCGATCGTCCTGGCGGTCATCGCAGCGGGTGTCATCTTCGCCTGGTGGAACATGCCCGTGAACGTTCAATCCGCCATCCTCTCCGTTGGCTGGCCGGTCCTGTACATCACCACCATGGTCCAAACGGTGTTCATGCTCCGCAAGACCCTCCGCGGCCACCGCGGCTTCCACGCCTGA
- a CDS encoding response regulator transcription factor, producing the protein MSSPAVGGSAAIGHRAVVIEDDADIALLITIIMESMGYVVRTAQTGPAGIRAVQAVKPAVITTDLGLPGMTGLDVIAAIREYSDAPILVVSANHDPAAVELALRAGASGFLPKPFRPQALRSHVAGLDRGVVTSAQGEA; encoded by the coding sequence ATGAGCAGCCCGGCCGTGGGCGGATCCGCTGCGATTGGCCACCGCGCGGTGGTGATCGAGGACGATGCAGATATTGCGCTGCTGATCACCATCATCATGGAATCCATGGGGTACGTGGTCCGGACGGCACAAACGGGACCTGCAGGAATCCGGGCAGTCCAGGCCGTAAAACCGGCAGTGATCACCACCGACCTGGGCCTCCCTGGGATGACCGGGTTGGATGTCATCGCGGCCATCCGTGAATACAGTGACGCACCCATCCTGGTGGTCAGCGCCAACCACGACCCTGCCGCGGTGGAACTCGCGTTGCGGGCGGGCGCCAGCGGATTCCTGCCCAAGCCGTTCAGGCCGCAGGCGCTCCGCAGTCATGTGGCAGGGCTGGATCGCGGTGTTGTAACCAGTGCCCAGGGTGAGGCCTGA